A window of Lytechinus pictus isolate F3 Inbred chromosome 7, Lp3.0, whole genome shotgun sequence contains these coding sequences:
- the LOC129265169 gene encoding protein-cysteine N-palmitoyltransferase HHAT-like isoform X1: MLRHRNKTPVQNEAPKTTPIIARHVSKDYAPLPVLEVFIYAAFIFTVFTKAFFTLYEASKEYKDVLYSFNFEEGWYIFWNKDKDIGDYEWTHWRKIFFSPGVLIVMVLHAALGRIVGYVYPKYRTVFLLCFAVVSIYLFVGLRLLLYFLCHSLFIYTIICTGSMSTVWFIVLLQIASINLNSFLQFQRYIFTDEDDLNMMIFTLAMCSLRHISFAYEFCHYHSMPVADRPADKQYWSILDFLLYIYYLPLFFGGPVLTYDKFSKQINLRIHMLNIVEWKHILKELFRYIFWAMFIETVLHFLYFPAFHQRQTLFNSLSVWAVGGLGLCQLLFFQMKYTVMYGLPRVHAMFDHINAPLPPVCTLGMYLFQDFWRYFDRGLHSLLVRCIYIPLGGSRRGIIWQIMASICCFSFVCFWHGADEHLIYWALFNCVGLQTEVLIGKLAHWTCLNNMLLKYLSGGMYRRLIAILLTPNYMCLALSNLIFLCGNRTSYSYYDLLVRQDWPNNCLATFFTFYCTIQLIMTINRKYGKDFMCNKFYYRSW; the protein is encoded by the exons ATGCTTAGACATAGAAACAAGACTCCAGTTCAAAATGAGGCACCAAAGACAACTCCTATCATAGCAAGACATGTCAGTAAGGATTATGCACCATTACCTGTTCTGGAGGTATTCATCTATGCTGCATTTATCTTTACAGTGTTTACCAAGGCTTTCTTTACACTATATGAAGCTTCCAAAG AATACAAAGATGTTCTCTACTCATTCAACTTTGAAGAAGGCTGGTACATATTCTGGAACAAAGATAAG GATATTGGTGACTATGAGTGGACTCATTGGAGGAAGATTTTCTTTTCTCCTGGTGTATTGATTGTAATGGTTCTACATGCTGCTCTAGGAAGGATTGTAGGTTATGTTTATCCCAAG TATCGGACTGTGTTCTTACTCTGCTTTGCTGTTGTCAGCATTTATCTGTTTGTGGGTCTTCGACTCCTCTTGTATTTCCTTTGTCATTCCTTGTTCATCTATACAATAATATGCACTGGTAGCATGTCTACAGTTTGGTTTATTGTGCTGTTGCAGATAGCTTCTATCAACCTCAATTCCTTTCTTCAATTCCAG CGGTATATATTCACAGATGAGGATGATCTGAACATGATGATTTTCACTTTAGCAATGTGTTCTTTAAGACATATCAGTTTTGCTTACGAGTTCTGCCACTACCATTCCATGCCTGTAGCTGATAGACCTGCAGATAAACAGTATTGGAGTATCCTAGATTTCCTACTCTATATCTACTACTTACCTCTCTTCTTTGGTGGACCTGTTCTCACATACGATAAATTTTCTAAACAG ATAAATTTAAGAATCCACATGTTGAACATAGTTGAATGGAAGCACATATTGAAGGAGCTTTTCAGGTACATCTTCTGGGCCATGTTCATTGAAACTGTCCTTCATTTCTTGTACTTCCCTGCATTTCATCAAAGGCAGACCCTATTCAATAGCTTGTCAGTATGGGCCGTGG GTGGTTTAGGCCTTTGTCAGCTGCTCTTCTTCCAGATGAAGTACACAGTGATGTATGGTCTACCAAGAGTTCATGCTATGTTTGATCACATCAATGCTCCTCTTCCACCTGTTTGTACACTAGGCATGTACTTATTCCAAGATTTCTGGAG GTACTTTGATAGAGGTCTGCATTCATTGCTTGTGAG ATGTATATACATCCCTCTTGGAGGTTCTAGAAGAGGTATTATATGGCAGATCATGGCTTCAATCTGTTGCTTCTCATTTGTCTGCTTCTGGCATGGTGCTGATGAACATCTTATCTACTGGGCTTTATTCAACTGTGTTGGACTCCAGACTGAAGTTCTGATTGGCAAACTTGCTCATTGGACTTGTCTCAATAATATGCTG CTTAAGTACTTGTCAGGTGGAATGTATAGAAGACTGATAGCTATACTCCTCACTCCTAACTACATGTGCCTTGCTCTATCTAACCTGATCTTCCTTTGTGGGAACAGAACATCTTACTCATATTATGATCTTCTTGTAAGGCAAG ACTGGCCCAATAACTGCCTTGCTACATTCTTTACTTTCTACTGCACCATCCAACTCATCATGACCATCAATAGAAAGTATGGTAAAGACTTCATGTGCAACAAGTTCTATTATCGCTCATGGTAA
- the LOC129265169 gene encoding protein-cysteine N-palmitoyltransferase HHAT-like isoform X2 translates to MLRHRNKTPVQNEAPKTTPIIARHVSKDYAPLPVLEVFIYAAFIFTVFTKAFFTLYEASKEYKDVLYSFNFEEGWYIFWNKDKDIGDYEWTHWRKIFFSPGVLIVMVLHAALGRIVGYVYPKRYIFTDEDDLNMMIFTLAMCSLRHISFAYEFCHYHSMPVADRPADKQYWSILDFLLYIYYLPLFFGGPVLTYDKFSKQINLRIHMLNIVEWKHILKELFRYIFWAMFIETVLHFLYFPAFHQRQTLFNSLSVWAVGGLGLCQLLFFQMKYTVMYGLPRVHAMFDHINAPLPPVCTLGMYLFQDFWRYFDRGLHSLLVRCIYIPLGGSRRGIIWQIMASICCFSFVCFWHGADEHLIYWALFNCVGLQTEVLIGKLAHWTCLNNMLLKYLSGGMYRRLIAILLTPNYMCLALSNLIFLCGNRTSYSYYDLLVRQDWPNNCLATFFTFYCTIQLIMTINRKYGKDFMCNKFYYRSW, encoded by the exons ATGCTTAGACATAGAAACAAGACTCCAGTTCAAAATGAGGCACCAAAGACAACTCCTATCATAGCAAGACATGTCAGTAAGGATTATGCACCATTACCTGTTCTGGAGGTATTCATCTATGCTGCATTTATCTTTACAGTGTTTACCAAGGCTTTCTTTACACTATATGAAGCTTCCAAAG AATACAAAGATGTTCTCTACTCATTCAACTTTGAAGAAGGCTGGTACATATTCTGGAACAAAGATAAG GATATTGGTGACTATGAGTGGACTCATTGGAGGAAGATTTTCTTTTCTCCTGGTGTATTGATTGTAATGGTTCTACATGCTGCTCTAGGAAGGATTGTAGGTTATGTTTATCCCAAG CGGTATATATTCACAGATGAGGATGATCTGAACATGATGATTTTCACTTTAGCAATGTGTTCTTTAAGACATATCAGTTTTGCTTACGAGTTCTGCCACTACCATTCCATGCCTGTAGCTGATAGACCTGCAGATAAACAGTATTGGAGTATCCTAGATTTCCTACTCTATATCTACTACTTACCTCTCTTCTTTGGTGGACCTGTTCTCACATACGATAAATTTTCTAAACAG ATAAATTTAAGAATCCACATGTTGAACATAGTTGAATGGAAGCACATATTGAAGGAGCTTTTCAGGTACATCTTCTGGGCCATGTTCATTGAAACTGTCCTTCATTTCTTGTACTTCCCTGCATTTCATCAAAGGCAGACCCTATTCAATAGCTTGTCAGTATGGGCCGTGG GTGGTTTAGGCCTTTGTCAGCTGCTCTTCTTCCAGATGAAGTACACAGTGATGTATGGTCTACCAAGAGTTCATGCTATGTTTGATCACATCAATGCTCCTCTTCCACCTGTTTGTACACTAGGCATGTACTTATTCCAAGATTTCTGGAG GTACTTTGATAGAGGTCTGCATTCATTGCTTGTGAG ATGTATATACATCCCTCTTGGAGGTTCTAGAAGAGGTATTATATGGCAGATCATGGCTTCAATCTGTTGCTTCTCATTTGTCTGCTTCTGGCATGGTGCTGATGAACATCTTATCTACTGGGCTTTATTCAACTGTGTTGGACTCCAGACTGAAGTTCTGATTGGCAAACTTGCTCATTGGACTTGTCTCAATAATATGCTG CTTAAGTACTTGTCAGGTGGAATGTATAGAAGACTGATAGCTATACTCCTCACTCCTAACTACATGTGCCTTGCTCTATCTAACCTGATCTTCCTTTGTGGGAACAGAACATCTTACTCATATTATGATCTTCTTGTAAGGCAAG ACTGGCCCAATAACTGCCTTGCTACATTCTTTACTTTCTACTGCACCATCCAACTCATCATGACCATCAATAGAAAGTATGGTAAAGACTTCATGTGCAACAAGTTCTATTATCGCTCATGGTAA
- the LOC129265169 gene encoding protein-cysteine N-palmitoyltransferase HHAT-like isoform X3: MLRHRNKTPVQNEAPKTTPIIARHVSKDYAPLPVLEVFIYAAFIFTVFTKAFFTLYEASKEYKDVLYSFNFEEGWYIFWNKDKRYIFTDEDDLNMMIFTLAMCSLRHISFAYEFCHYHSMPVADRPADKQYWSILDFLLYIYYLPLFFGGPVLTYDKFSKQINLRIHMLNIVEWKHILKELFRYIFWAMFIETVLHFLYFPAFHQRQTLFNSLSVWAVGGLGLCQLLFFQMKYTVMYGLPRVHAMFDHINAPLPPVCTLGMYLFQDFWRYFDRGLHSLLVRCIYIPLGGSRRGIIWQIMASICCFSFVCFWHGADEHLIYWALFNCVGLQTEVLIGKLAHWTCLNNMLLKYLSGGMYRRLIAILLTPNYMCLALSNLIFLCGNRTSYSYYDLLVRQDWPNNCLATFFTFYCTIQLIMTINRKYGKDFMCNKFYYRSW; encoded by the exons ATGCTTAGACATAGAAACAAGACTCCAGTTCAAAATGAGGCACCAAAGACAACTCCTATCATAGCAAGACATGTCAGTAAGGATTATGCACCATTACCTGTTCTGGAGGTATTCATCTATGCTGCATTTATCTTTACAGTGTTTACCAAGGCTTTCTTTACACTATATGAAGCTTCCAAAG AATACAAAGATGTTCTCTACTCATTCAACTTTGAAGAAGGCTGGTACATATTCTGGAACAAAGATAAG CGGTATATATTCACAGATGAGGATGATCTGAACATGATGATTTTCACTTTAGCAATGTGTTCTTTAAGACATATCAGTTTTGCTTACGAGTTCTGCCACTACCATTCCATGCCTGTAGCTGATAGACCTGCAGATAAACAGTATTGGAGTATCCTAGATTTCCTACTCTATATCTACTACTTACCTCTCTTCTTTGGTGGACCTGTTCTCACATACGATAAATTTTCTAAACAG ATAAATTTAAGAATCCACATGTTGAACATAGTTGAATGGAAGCACATATTGAAGGAGCTTTTCAGGTACATCTTCTGGGCCATGTTCATTGAAACTGTCCTTCATTTCTTGTACTTCCCTGCATTTCATCAAAGGCAGACCCTATTCAATAGCTTGTCAGTATGGGCCGTGG GTGGTTTAGGCCTTTGTCAGCTGCTCTTCTTCCAGATGAAGTACACAGTGATGTATGGTCTACCAAGAGTTCATGCTATGTTTGATCACATCAATGCTCCTCTTCCACCTGTTTGTACACTAGGCATGTACTTATTCCAAGATTTCTGGAG GTACTTTGATAGAGGTCTGCATTCATTGCTTGTGAG ATGTATATACATCCCTCTTGGAGGTTCTAGAAGAGGTATTATATGGCAGATCATGGCTTCAATCTGTTGCTTCTCATTTGTCTGCTTCTGGCATGGTGCTGATGAACATCTTATCTACTGGGCTTTATTCAACTGTGTTGGACTCCAGACTGAAGTTCTGATTGGCAAACTTGCTCATTGGACTTGTCTCAATAATATGCTG CTTAAGTACTTGTCAGGTGGAATGTATAGAAGACTGATAGCTATACTCCTCACTCCTAACTACATGTGCCTTGCTCTATCTAACCTGATCTTCCTTTGTGGGAACAGAACATCTTACTCATATTATGATCTTCTTGTAAGGCAAG ACTGGCCCAATAACTGCCTTGCTACATTCTTTACTTTCTACTGCACCATCCAACTCATCATGACCATCAATAGAAAGTATGGTAAAGACTTCATGTGCAACAAGTTCTATTATCGCTCATGGTAA
- the LOC129265169 gene encoding protein-cysteine N-palmitoyltransferase HHAT-like isoform X4 → MVLHAALGRIVGYVYPKYRTVFLLCFAVVSIYLFVGLRLLLYFLCHSLFIYTIICTGSMSTVWFIVLLQIASINLNSFLQFQRYIFTDEDDLNMMIFTLAMCSLRHISFAYEFCHYHSMPVADRPADKQYWSILDFLLYIYYLPLFFGGPVLTYDKFSKQINLRIHMLNIVEWKHILKELFRYIFWAMFIETVLHFLYFPAFHQRQTLFNSLSVWAVGGLGLCQLLFFQMKYTVMYGLPRVHAMFDHINAPLPPVCTLGMYLFQDFWRYFDRGLHSLLVRCIYIPLGGSRRGIIWQIMASICCFSFVCFWHGADEHLIYWALFNCVGLQTEVLIGKLAHWTCLNNMLLKYLSGGMYRRLIAILLTPNYMCLALSNLIFLCGNRTSYSYYDLLVRQDWPNNCLATFFTFYCTIQLIMTINRKYGKDFMCNKFYYRSW, encoded by the exons ATGGTTCTACATGCTGCTCTAGGAAGGATTGTAGGTTATGTTTATCCCAAG TATCGGACTGTGTTCTTACTCTGCTTTGCTGTTGTCAGCATTTATCTGTTTGTGGGTCTTCGACTCCTCTTGTATTTCCTTTGTCATTCCTTGTTCATCTATACAATAATATGCACTGGTAGCATGTCTACAGTTTGGTTTATTGTGCTGTTGCAGATAGCTTCTATCAACCTCAATTCCTTTCTTCAATTCCAG CGGTATATATTCACAGATGAGGATGATCTGAACATGATGATTTTCACTTTAGCAATGTGTTCTTTAAGACATATCAGTTTTGCTTACGAGTTCTGCCACTACCATTCCATGCCTGTAGCTGATAGACCTGCAGATAAACAGTATTGGAGTATCCTAGATTTCCTACTCTATATCTACTACTTACCTCTCTTCTTTGGTGGACCTGTTCTCACATACGATAAATTTTCTAAACAG ATAAATTTAAGAATCCACATGTTGAACATAGTTGAATGGAAGCACATATTGAAGGAGCTTTTCAGGTACATCTTCTGGGCCATGTTCATTGAAACTGTCCTTCATTTCTTGTACTTCCCTGCATTTCATCAAAGGCAGACCCTATTCAATAGCTTGTCAGTATGGGCCGTGG GTGGTTTAGGCCTTTGTCAGCTGCTCTTCTTCCAGATGAAGTACACAGTGATGTATGGTCTACCAAGAGTTCATGCTATGTTTGATCACATCAATGCTCCTCTTCCACCTGTTTGTACACTAGGCATGTACTTATTCCAAGATTTCTGGAG GTACTTTGATAGAGGTCTGCATTCATTGCTTGTGAG ATGTATATACATCCCTCTTGGAGGTTCTAGAAGAGGTATTATATGGCAGATCATGGCTTCAATCTGTTGCTTCTCATTTGTCTGCTTCTGGCATGGTGCTGATGAACATCTTATCTACTGGGCTTTATTCAACTGTGTTGGACTCCAGACTGAAGTTCTGATTGGCAAACTTGCTCATTGGACTTGTCTCAATAATATGCTG CTTAAGTACTTGTCAGGTGGAATGTATAGAAGACTGATAGCTATACTCCTCACTCCTAACTACATGTGCCTTGCTCTATCTAACCTGATCTTCCTTTGTGGGAACAGAACATCTTACTCATATTATGATCTTCTTGTAAGGCAAG ACTGGCCCAATAACTGCCTTGCTACATTCTTTACTTTCTACTGCACCATCCAACTCATCATGACCATCAATAGAAAGTATGGTAAAGACTTCATGTGCAACAAGTTCTATTATCGCTCATGGTAA
- the LOC129264074 gene encoding galactose mutarotase-like isoform X1, which produces MPVTKEEYGHTANNQLVEQYTLSNVNGLVAKIINYGAAITELWIPDKNGKIDDVVLGWPDIKGYESNSPYFGVIVGRVANRIANGQFSLDGVAYQLEINNGPNHIHGGVSSFSHRVWDVGHINGNGVSFSYTSPDGENSYPGEVTITINYQLTNDNKLIMSYAAKTTKATPINLTNHSYFNLGGHDSGSVLDHIVEIDSDKYTPIEKETSIPTGEISCVDNTVFDLRSPTRLKDKIKDVPGLGYDHNFCVKSSERPCATVTYKESGRKMKVYTTKPGIQFYTANYLNDSTMGKHEAVYPKHSALCLESQFYPNSVNQPNFPSCILHPGDTYKHETTYAFSWN; this is translated from the exons ATGCCTGTCACTAAAGAAGAATACGGTCACACTGCAAACAATCAACTGGTAGAACAGTATACATTGAGCAATGTGAACGGACTGGTTGCTAAGATCATCAACTATGGTGCTGCTATAACCGAGCTTTGGATACCTGATAAGAATGGAAAGATAGATGACGTTGTCTTGGGCTGGCCTGACATCAAag GATATGAGAGCAATTCCCCTTATTTTGGTGTTATCGTTGGTCGTGTTGCAAACCGGATAGCTAATGGACAGTTCTCCTTGGATGGTGTTGCTTATCAGCTAGAGATTAATAATGGTCCAAACCATATCCATGGAGGTGTAAGCAGTTTCTCACAT CGAGTGTGGGATGTGGGTCACATCAATGGAAATGGTGTATCTTTCAGCTACACAAGCCCCGATGGTGAAAATAGTTATCCAGGCGAAGTAACTATCACCATCAATTATCAACTCACCAATGATAATAAGCTAATCATGTCGTACGCTGCAAAGACAACAAAAGCCACGCCCATCAATCTCACCAACCATTCCTACTTCAACCTTGGGGGTCAC GATTCTGGCAGTGTCCTCGATcatatagttgagattgattctGATAAATACACACCTATAGAGAAGGAAACTTCTATACCAACAG GGGAGATCAGTTGTGTTGATAATACGGTTTTTGACCTGCGAAGTCCAACCAGACTTAAGGATAAAATCAAAGATGTTCCAGGACTAGGATATGACCATAACTTCTGTGTGAAATCTTCAGAAAGACCTTGTGCCAC AGTAACTTACAAGGAAAGTGGTCGCAAGATGAAGGTTTATACGACCAAACCTGGTATTCAGTTCTACACTGCAAACTACTTGAATGATTCTACCATGGGAAAGCATGAGGCGGTCTATCCTAAACACAGCGCCCTCTGTCTGGAATCTCAATTTTATCCAAATTCAGTGAACCAG cccaACTTTCCAAGTTGCATATTACATCCTGGGGACACATATAAACATGAAACTACCTATGCCTTTTCTTGGAACTAG
- the LOC129264074 gene encoding galactose mutarotase-like isoform X2, protein MPVTKEEYGHTANNQLVEQYTLSNVNGLVAKIINYGAAITELWIPDKNGKIDDVVLGWPDIKGYESNSPYFGVIVGRVANRIANGQFSLDGVAYQLEINNGPNHIHGGVSSFSHRVWDVGHINGNGVSFSYTSPDGENSYPGEVTITINYQLTNDNKLIMSYAAKTTKATPINLTNHSYFNLGGHDSGSVLDHIVEIDSDKYTPIEKETSIPTGEISCVDNTVFDLRSPTRLKDKIKDVPGLGYDHNFCVKSSERPCATVTYKESGRKMKVYTTKPGIQFYTANYLNDSTMGKHEAVYPKHSALCLESQFYPNSVNQV, encoded by the exons ATGCCTGTCACTAAAGAAGAATACGGTCACACTGCAAACAATCAACTGGTAGAACAGTATACATTGAGCAATGTGAACGGACTGGTTGCTAAGATCATCAACTATGGTGCTGCTATAACCGAGCTTTGGATACCTGATAAGAATGGAAAGATAGATGACGTTGTCTTGGGCTGGCCTGACATCAAag GATATGAGAGCAATTCCCCTTATTTTGGTGTTATCGTTGGTCGTGTTGCAAACCGGATAGCTAATGGACAGTTCTCCTTGGATGGTGTTGCTTATCAGCTAGAGATTAATAATGGTCCAAACCATATCCATGGAGGTGTAAGCAGTTTCTCACAT CGAGTGTGGGATGTGGGTCACATCAATGGAAATGGTGTATCTTTCAGCTACACAAGCCCCGATGGTGAAAATAGTTATCCAGGCGAAGTAACTATCACCATCAATTATCAACTCACCAATGATAATAAGCTAATCATGTCGTACGCTGCAAAGACAACAAAAGCCACGCCCATCAATCTCACCAACCATTCCTACTTCAACCTTGGGGGTCAC GATTCTGGCAGTGTCCTCGATcatatagttgagattgattctGATAAATACACACCTATAGAGAAGGAAACTTCTATACCAACAG GGGAGATCAGTTGTGTTGATAATACGGTTTTTGACCTGCGAAGTCCAACCAGACTTAAGGATAAAATCAAAGATGTTCCAGGACTAGGATATGACCATAACTTCTGTGTGAAATCTTCAGAAAGACCTTGTGCCAC AGTAACTTACAAGGAAAGTGGTCGCAAGATGAAGGTTTATACGACCAAACCTGGTATTCAGTTCTACACTGCAAACTACTTGAATGATTCTACCATGGGAAAGCATGAGGCGGTCTATCCTAAACACAGCGCCCTCTGTCTGGAATCTCAATTTTATCCAAATTCAGTGAACCAGGTTTAA